One genomic region from Pagrus major chromosome 24, Pma_NU_1.0 encodes:
- the orc4 gene encoding origin recognition complex subunit 4, giving the protein MNKRKVNDAHLPTGECITQVQDILRERFCRQQLPDRLEGVEAQHKHLLELLKRTAVHGESNSVLIVGPRGAGKTMLLKCVLRDLLEEKEAQKNLLQVHLNGLLQTDDRVALKEITRQLHLENVVGDKVFGSFAENLAFLLEALKKGDRSSSRPVLFVLDEFDLFAHHKNQTLLYNLFDVSQSAQAPVAVVGVTCRLDVLELLEKRVKSRFSHRQIHLLSSPTFPQYLERVQTQLSLPDHFPDQKFCQDWNDSVETLCEDKSVQDVLQKHFNSSKDFRSLHMLLMLCLSRVSVSKPAVRPADLLEASRLCFTDSKANMLHGLSILELCLIIAMKHLNDVYEGEPFNLQMVHNEFKKFLQRKSNSMYNFEQPVIMKAFEHLQQLELIRPVDSSAAKTQREYQLMRLMLDHSQIMEALQKYPQCPTDVKQWAMSAFG; this is encoded by the exons ATGAATAAGAGGAAGGTGAACGATGCTCATCTGCCAACAGGAGAATGCATCACACAG GTTCAGGACATTTTAAGGGAGCGGTTTTGTCGTCAGCAGCTCCCTGACAGGCTGGAGGGAGTGGAAGCTCAACACAA aCACCTTCTGGAGCTCCTGAAGCGGACGGCCGTCCACGGGGAGAGTAACTCGGTGCTAATCGTCGGTCCCAGGGGAGCAGGGAAAACAATG ctgctgaAGTGTGTGTTGAGAGACCTGTTAGAAGAGAAGGAAGCACAGAAGAACCTGCTGCAGGTTCATCTCAACG GTCTCCTGCAGACCGACGACAGAGTTGCGCTAAAAGAAATAACGCGGCAGCTCCACCTGGAAAACGTTGTCGGTGACAAAGTGTTC GGAAGTTTTGCGGAGAATCTGGCGTTCTTGCTGGAGGCGTTGAAGAAAG GCGATCGCAGCAGCAGCCGACCCGTGTTGTTCGTCCTGGATGAGTTCGACCTGTTCGCCCACCACAAGAACCAGACGCTGCTCTACAACCTGTTCGACGTCTCCCAGTCGGCCCAGGCTCCCGTCGCTGTGGTCGGCGTCACCTGCAGACTG GATgttctggagctgctggagaagcGGGTGAAGTCGCGGTTCTCTCACCGTCAGATCCACCTGCTGAGCAGCCCGACGTTCCCTCAGTACCTGGAGCGGGTCCAGACCCAGCTCAGCCTGCCGGACCACTTCCCCGACCAGAAGTTCTGTCAGGACTGGAACGACAGCGTGGAG ACTCTGTGTGAAGATAAATCTGTGCAGGACGTTTTACAGAAACACTTCAACTCCAGTAAAGACTTCCGGTCGCTGCACATGCTGCTG ATGTTGTGTCTGAGTCGAGTGTCCGTCTCCAAACCTGCCGTCAGACCTGCAGACCTGCTGGAGGCCAGCCGACTCTGTTTCACCGACTCAAAGGCCAACATGCTGCACG GGTTGTCCATCTTGGAGCTGTGCCTGATCATCGCCATGAAACACCTCAACGACGTCTACGAGGGAGAGCCGTTCAACCTGCAGATGGTTCACAACG AGTTTAAGAAGTTTCTGCAGAGGAAGTCGAACTCCATGTACAACTTTGAGCAGCCGGTCATCATGAAG GCCTTCGagcacctgcagcagctggagctgaTCCGGCCGGTCGACAGCTCCGCGGCAAAAACTCAGAGAGAGTACCAGCTGATGAGACTGATGCTGGACCACAGTCAGATCATGGAGGCCTTGCAGAAATACCCACAATGCCCCACTGACGTCAAGCAGTGGGCCATGTCGGCGTTCGGATAG